From Vicinamibacteria bacterium, one genomic window encodes:
- a CDS encoding VWA domain-containing protein — protein sequence MIRAGLLAALTMAPWAWPQAFRVDVTAVQVDVFVGHGKNAVLGLTADDFEVHDNGVLQIVDRVEAKTVPVNALLALDVSHSVSGRKLEYLKRAATTMLNGLETGDGGALITFSSVIQVTRAFDGSFARLNDEIDRTAGFGSTSLNDGLFAAFKIAEEVERPFIVLFTDGEDRFSWLSKDQVYDAAKRSEATVFVVATKQTPPRFALTTDFFEELAQMSGGIFFEVDSSRLPEIFASILAQLKTRYVLSYHPRGELEPGWHELEVRLRGRRATVRARRGYYRDTRRR from the coding sequence ATGATACGCGCAGGCCTTCTTGCCGCGCTGACGATGGCGCCATGGGCCTGGCCGCAAGCCTTTCGAGTGGACGTCACCGCGGTTCAGGTGGACGTCTTCGTCGGCCACGGGAAGAACGCCGTGCTCGGCCTCACCGCCGACGATTTCGAGGTTCACGATAACGGAGTGCTCCAGATAGTCGATCGCGTCGAGGCGAAGACCGTACCGGTGAATGCCTTGCTCGCGCTCGACGTAAGCCACAGCGTCAGCGGTCGGAAACTCGAGTATCTCAAAAGGGCAGCGACCACGATGTTGAATGGGCTGGAAACTGGAGATGGAGGGGCGTTGATTACCTTCTCTTCCGTAATCCAGGTGACGAGGGCGTTCGATGGATCCTTCGCCCGCTTGAATGACGAGATCGATCGAACGGCGGGATTCGGCTCGACATCTTTGAACGATGGCCTGTTCGCTGCCTTCAAAATAGCGGAGGAGGTCGAACGCCCGTTCATCGTTCTGTTTACCGACGGTGAAGATCGATTCAGCTGGCTATCGAAGGACCAGGTGTACGATGCTGCGAAGCGGAGTGAAGCGACGGTTTTCGTGGTTGCCACGAAACAGACGCCACCGCGTTTCGCTTTGACGACCGACTTCTTCGAAGAGCTGGCTCAGATGTCGGGTGGCATTTTTTTCGAGGTGGATTCGTCACGCCTGCCGGAGATCTTCGCGTCCATTTTGGCGCAACTCAAGACCCGATACGTATTGAGTTATCACCCGCGCGGAGAGCTCGAGCCCGGTTGGCACGAGCTCGAGGTGCGCTTGCGCGGCCGCAGGGCGACGGTTCGTG